Proteins co-encoded in one Astyanax mexicanus isolate ESR-SI-001 chromosome 1, AstMex3_surface, whole genome shotgun sequence genomic window:
- the otulina gene encoding OTU deubiquitinase with linear linkage specificity a — MSWVKAVPSSDDVFDEDMDDISLQNKEWKCNMEKRVKDGYIDGVDSGKEVSLQVGFNLGYKEGAVKLKSIGQLKGIVSALRCWCQSQLSRSSVLSPITELLQRIDQHEQDLVEAMRKAQERPPPSVSEVAGDLEDMGVEQSDDRGGSGCCRKDGDSDCCRKDGEGDRCGQDKDMSRSLLISSRSSFQTGESLEQLLQSCMELVTEMGLSEELTFHIQQLRHA, encoded by the exons ATGTCGTGGGTGAAAGCGGTGCCGAGCAGCGACGATGTTTTCGACGAGGATATGGATGACATCAGCCTCCAAAACAAAGAATGGAAATGCAATATGGAAAAACGAGTCAAG GATGGATACATAGATGGAGTAGACTCGGGGAAAGAGGTTTCTCTTCAGGTTGGCTTCAACTTGGGATATAAAGAAGGTGCTGTGAAACTGAAGTCCATCGGCCAGCTCAAAGGAATCGTCAG TGCTCTACGGTGCTGGTGTCAGTCCCAGCTCTCTAGGAGCTCAGTGCTATCCCCCATCACAGAGCTGCTCCAGAGGATAGATCAGCATGAACAAGACTTGGTGGAGGCCATGCGGAAGGCTCAGGAGCGACCGCCCCCCAGTGTGTCCGAGGTGGCGGGAGATCTGGAGGACATGGGAGTAGAGCAGAGTGATGATAGGGGAGGTTCTGGCTGCTGTAGGAAGGATGGAGACAGTGACTGTTGCAGAAAGGATGGGGAGGGAGACCGATGTGGGCAGGACAAGGACATGAGTAGAAGTTTGTTGATTTCCTCACGCAGTTCGTTTCAGACGGGAGAGAGTCTGGAACAGTTACTTCAGAGCTGTATGGAGCTAGTGACTGAAATGGGACTGTCTGAAGAGCTGACGTTTCATATCCAGCAGCTCAGACATGCATGA